The Daucus carota subsp. sativus chromosome 9, DH1 v3.0, whole genome shotgun sequence genome window below encodes:
- the LOC108192681 gene encoding ASI1-immunoprecipitated protein 2, translating into MGDLDATVCCLCGDIGFPDKLFRCSKCHNRFQHSYCSNFYRESPEAIAECDWCQSAANTSKHGGSSKKAMASGLVITNRPSYSSGDKSKQQHEDDNKGKSPSPSPRTATRRYKLLKDVMC; encoded by the exons ATGGGGGATCTTGACGCAACAGTGTGTTGTTTGTGTGGGGATATCGGCTTCCCTGACAAGCTCTTCCGCTGCAGCAAGTGCCACAATCGCTTCCAACACTC GTACTGCAGCAACTTCTATAGAGAATCACCGGAGGCGATAGCAGAATGTGACTGGTGCCAAAGTGCGGCAAACACTTCAAAACATGGAGGTTCATCGAAAAAAGCAATGGCCAGTGGCCTAGTGATCACTAACCGTCCATCATATTCCTCAGGCGACAAATCAAAGCAGCAACACGAAGACGACAACAAGGGAAAGAGCCCGTCCCCATCGCCCAGGACCGCCACTCGCAGGTACAAGCTTCTCAAGGATGTCATGTGCTAG